A stretch of the Veillonella parvula DSM 2008 genome encodes the following:
- the hemE gene encoding uroporphyrinogen decarboxylase, which yields MNTAYLDMIQGKNPGVTPVWYMRQAGRSQAEYRKIKEKYTLFEITKEPELCARVTELPVKEYGVDAAILYKDIMSPMVAMNVNVELKAGVGPVFSTPIRSMADVDKLETFDPTKVDYIAKTITLLTSGMLDVPLIGFCGAPFTIASYLIEGGPTKNYNKTRGMLIGAPDMWNALMTKLADMSIAYLSMQAEAGANALQIFDSWVGAVNADQYKQGIYPHMERIIKTVKAKYPHLPMAMNGVGTDHLVSIWSHLPLDVIALDWRSSIVMANERGVTQTVQGNLDPAYLFGDEKTLAREVDRILLDGVRYGRHIFNLGHGVFPEADPQKLHWLTDYVHERSRKIWTQER from the coding sequence TTGAACACAGCTTATTTGGACATGATCCAGGGGAAGAACCCAGGTGTAACGCCTGTGTGGTATATGCGTCAAGCTGGCCGTAGCCAAGCGGAATATCGCAAAATCAAAGAAAAATATACATTATTTGAAATTACAAAAGAGCCTGAGCTATGTGCTCGCGTTACGGAATTACCTGTTAAGGAATATGGCGTCGATGCGGCGATTCTCTACAAAGATATTATGAGCCCCATGGTGGCTATGAATGTAAATGTAGAGCTCAAGGCTGGTGTGGGGCCTGTATTTAGCACGCCTATCCGCTCTATGGCTGATGTGGATAAATTAGAAACCTTTGATCCTACAAAGGTAGATTATATTGCGAAAACGATTACATTATTAACTTCTGGTATGCTCGACGTGCCGCTCATTGGTTTCTGCGGGGCACCGTTTACTATTGCGTCCTACCTTATCGAAGGGGGCCCAACAAAGAATTACAATAAGACTCGCGGTATGCTCATCGGTGCTCCAGATATGTGGAATGCATTGATGACAAAACTGGCGGACATGTCCATTGCGTACTTGTCCATGCAAGCCGAAGCGGGTGCTAATGCACTTCAAATCTTTGACTCTTGGGTAGGTGCTGTTAATGCAGACCAGTATAAACAAGGAATTTACCCTCATATGGAACGAATCATAAAGACTGTGAAAGCTAAATATCCTCATTTGCCAATGGCCATGAATGGTGTTGGTACGGATCATTTGGTGTCTATTTGGTCTCACTTGCCTTTAGATGTCATTGCCCTTGATTGGCGTAGTTCCATCGTTATGGCAAACGAGCGCGGCGTAACACAAACGGTACAAGGTAACTTAGATCCGGCGTATTTGTTCGGAGACGAAAAAACATTGGCCCGCGAAGTGGATCGCATCTTGCTCGACGGCGTTCGCTATGGGCGCCATATCTTTAATTTAGGTCATGGCGTATTCCCAGAGGCAGATCCTCAAAAACTCCATTGGCTAACGGACTATGTGCATGAACGTAGTCGTAAGATTTGGACTCAAGAGAGGTAA
- the hemH gene encoding ferrochelatase: MKVEKKGLLFLSYGSPLSKDDLVPYMTSIRRGRVPTEAEITNLTKRYDTIGQWENIELQTMAECQYKALLTLLPTMPSAIGFLHMKPSIADAVDCLVQQGVEHIIAIVTAPFFTALGTGAYEKQVQAAISNHDNVTFDFIRSWWDQPTFKEYWVKALSKCVHNAKDVFVIFSAHSIPLINNHDGDSYALALEESAKEIAEYCKLPNWTVAWQSAAPHGQWLEPTVEDAINEALQTGATRIAFVPFGFVSNHVEVLYDNDVECKELVEAKGATYMRAPMPNCNETFLQAMASAIIERIHS; encoded by the coding sequence GTGAAAGTAGAAAAAAAAGGATTATTATTCCTGTCTTATGGTAGCCCTTTAAGTAAGGATGATTTAGTACCCTATATGACGAGCATTCGTCGTGGCCGTGTACCAACGGAAGCAGAGATTACAAATCTCACTAAGCGTTATGATACAATCGGTCAATGGGAAAATATTGAGCTTCAAACTATGGCAGAGTGCCAATATAAAGCATTGCTTACTCTGTTGCCAACTATGCCTTCGGCTATTGGTTTTTTACACATGAAACCATCCATTGCAGATGCGGTTGACTGCTTAGTCCAGCAAGGAGTGGAGCATATTATCGCTATTGTAACAGCTCCATTCTTCACCGCTCTCGGTACTGGAGCTTATGAAAAACAAGTGCAAGCAGCCATTTCAAACCATGATAATGTGACATTTGACTTTATCCGTTCATGGTGGGATCAACCAACTTTTAAGGAATACTGGGTAAAAGCACTTTCAAAGTGTGTGCATAATGCTAAAGATGTATTCGTTATTTTTAGTGCGCACAGTATACCTCTTATCAATAATCATGATGGCGATTCGTATGCGTTGGCTTTAGAGGAAAGCGCTAAAGAGATTGCTGAATATTGTAAATTACCGAACTGGACTGTGGCATGGCAAAGTGCGGCTCCTCATGGCCAATGGTTGGAACCTACCGTAGAGGATGCAATCAATGAAGCTTTACAAACTGGTGCTACTCGCATTGCTTTTGTACCATTTGGATTTGTAAGCAATCACGTTGAGGTACTGTACGATAATGATGTGGAGTGTAAAGAACTCGTTGAAGCAAAGGGCGCAACATATATGCGTGCACCCATGCCAAATTGTAATGAAACATTTTTACAAGCAATGGCGAGTGCAATAATAGAAAGGATTCATTCGTGA